One stretch of Roseovarius mucosus DNA includes these proteins:
- a CDS encoding glycosyltransferase family 4 protein has protein sequence MTRPRVLAIAEAANPEWVSVPLVGWSLATALREVAEVHIVTQIRNRDAFLRAGLTEGVDFTSIDSEALARPLWALGERLRMGQGKGWTTLQLINALSYPWFEHLVWRQFGEAIRAGRYDIVHRITPLSPTISSSLSAKCARAGVPFVLGPLNGGVPWPAGFDAERRREREYLSYLRSAYKALPGRTATLRHSAAILAGSRHTMGELPGFARAKTVYLPENAIDPARFSRIATPAPDGPLRAAFVGRLVPYKGPDMLIEAAAPLLRAGRLHLDLVGDGPMMPALRAQADALGVAAHITFHGWLEHAHVQDVLATCHLFAFPSIREFGGGVVLEAMALAVPPLIVDYAGPGELVTASRGVKVPLGSRAEIIAGFAAALQNLSQDRAALAAMGQAGRAWVLEQATWAAKAGQVRAVYDALLAKAPLPKVFAA, from the coding sequence ATGACCCGCCCCCGCGTGCTGGCCATCGCCGAGGCCGCCAATCCCGAATGGGTCAGCGTGCCGCTGGTCGGCTGGTCACTGGCCACCGCCCTGCGCGAGGTGGCCGAGGTGCATATCGTCACCCAAATCCGCAACCGTGATGCGTTTTTGCGCGCGGGGCTGACCGAAGGCGTGGATTTCACCTCCATCGACTCCGAAGCGCTCGCGCGCCCGCTCTGGGCCTTGGGCGAGCGGTTGCGCATGGGGCAGGGCAAGGGCTGGACCACGCTGCAACTGATCAACGCCCTCAGCTATCCATGGTTCGAGCATCTGGTCTGGCGACAGTTCGGCGAGGCGATCCGCGCCGGGCGCTATGACATCGTCCACCGCATCACCCCCCTCAGCCCGACGATTTCCTCGTCCCTTTCTGCCAAATGCGCCCGCGCGGGCGTGCCCTTCGTCCTTGGGCCGCTCAATGGCGGCGTGCCATGGCCTGCAGGCTTTGATGCCGAGCGGCGGCGTGAACGTGAATACCTCAGCTATCTGCGCAGCGCCTACAAGGCGCTGCCGGGCCGCACCGCGACCCTGCGCCATAGCGCTGCGATCCTCGCAGGCTCTCGTCACACGATGGGCGAATTGCCCGGCTTTGCCCGTGCCAAAACCGTCTATCTGCCGGAAAACGCCATCGACCCGGCCCGCTTTTCCCGCATCGCCACACCGGCACCCGATGGTCCCCTGCGCGCGGCTTTCGTTGGGCGGCTGGTGCCCTACAAAGGTCCCGATATGCTGATCGAGGCTGCAGCCCCCCTGCTGCGCGCGGGGCGCCTGCATCTCGATCTGGTGGGTGACGGGCCCATGATGCCCGCCTTGCGCGCGCAGGCCGACGCCTTGGGCGTGGCCGCTCACATCACCTTTCACGGCTGGCTCGAACATGCCCATGTCCAGGACGTGCTGGCCACCTGTCATCTCTTCGCCTTTCCCTCGATCCGCGAATTCGGCGGCGGCGTGGTGCTCGAGGCGATGGCCCTGGCCGTGCCGCCCCTGATCGTCGATTACGCAGGCCCCGGCGAATTGGTCACCGCATCGCGCGGGGTCAAGGTGCCCTTGGGCAGCCGGGCCGAGATCATCGCAGGCTTTGCCGCGGCCCTGCAAAACCTCTCCCAAGACCGCGCCGCCCTCGCCGCCATGGGGCAGGCGGGCCGCGCTTGGGTGCTGGAACAGGCTACTTGGGCCGCCAAGGCCGGCCAAGTTCGCGCCGTCTATGATGCCCTGCTGGCCAAAGCCCCACTGCCCAAGGTCTTTGCCGCATGA
- the leuC gene encoding 3-isopropylmalate dehydratase large subunit, which yields MSAPRTLYDKIWDAHVAHEAEDGTCLLYIDRHLVHEVTSPQAFEGLRMAGRKVHAPDKTIAVPDHNVPTTLDRANAATMTEDSRIQVEALDKNARDFGIHYYPVSDVRQGIVHIVGPEQGWTLPGMTVVCGDSHTATHGAFGALAHGIGTSEVEHVLATQTLIQRKGKNMKVEITGKLRPGVTAKDITLSVIGATGTAGGTGYVIEYCGEAIRDLSMEGRMTVCNMAIEGGARAGLIAPDDKTYDYVKGRPHAPKGAQWEAALNWWKTLYSDDDAHWDKVVTLKGEDIAPVVTWGTSPEDVLPITASVPAPEDFKGGKVEAARRSLEYMGLKPGQKLSDVEIDTVFIGSCTNGRIEDLRAAAAILKGKKIAVKRAMVVPGSGLVRAQAEEEGLADIFIEAGFEWRLAGCSMCLAMNPDQLSPGERCAATSNRNFEGRQGRGGRTHLMSPAMAAAAAVTGRLTDVREMM from the coding sequence ATGTCTGCTCCGCGTACACTCTATGACAAGATATGGGATGCCCATGTGGCCCATGAGGCCGAAGATGGCACCTGCCTTTTGTACATCGACCGCCACCTCGTGCATGAGGTGACAAGCCCGCAGGCCTTTGAAGGGCTGCGGATGGCGGGCCGCAAGGTGCATGCCCCCGACAAGACCATTGCCGTGCCGGATCACAACGTGCCCACCACGCTTGACCGCGCCAATGCCGCCACCATGACCGAGGACAGCCGTATTCAGGTTGAGGCGCTGGACAAGAATGCGCGCGATTTCGGCATTCATTATTATCCGGTGTCGGATGTGCGCCAAGGGATCGTGCATATCGTGGGGCCGGAACAAGGCTGGACCCTGCCCGGCATGACCGTGGTGTGCGGCGACAGCCACACCGCGACGCATGGGGCCTTTGGCGCGCTGGCGCATGGCATCGGCACCTCTGAGGTCGAGCATGTTTTGGCCACCCAGACGCTGATCCAGCGCAAGGGCAAGAATATGAAAGTCGAGATCACCGGCAAGCTGCGCCCCGGTGTGACCGCCAAGGACATCACCCTGTCGGTGATCGGGGCCACCGGAACCGCAGGCGGCACCGGCTATGTCATCGAATATTGCGGCGAGGCTATTCGCGATCTGAGCATGGAAGGCCGCATGACGGTCTGCAACATGGCGATTGAGGGCGGCGCGCGCGCAGGCCTGATCGCGCCGGATGACAAGACCTATGACTATGTCAAAGGTCGCCCGCATGCCCCCAAGGGCGCGCAGTGGGAGGCCGCGCTTAACTGGTGGAAAACGCTCTATTCCGATGATGACGCGCATTGGGACAAGGTGGTCACGCTGAAGGGTGAGGATATTGCCCCCGTCGTCACATGGGGCACCAGCCCCGAGGACGTGCTGCCGATCACCGCAAGCGTGCCTGCGCCGGAGGATTTCAAGGGCGGCAAGGTTGAAGCCGCGCGCCGGTCGTTGGAGTATATGGGCCTCAAGCCCGGTCAGAAGCTGAGCGATGTCGAGATCGACACCGTCTTTATCGGGTCTTGCACCAATGGCCGGATCGAGGATCTGCGTGCTGCGGCGGCAATCCTGAAGGGCAAGAAAATCGCTGTGAAGCGGGCGATGGTTGTGCCCGGTTCTGGCCTTGTGCGCGCGCAGGCCGAGGAAGAGGGGCTGGCGGATATTTTCATCGAGGCCGGGTTTGAATGGCGGCTTGCGGGCTGTTCCATGTGTCTGGCGATGAACCCCGATCAGTTGTCACCGGGCGAGCGCTGCGCGGCCACGTCGAACCGCAACTTTGAGGGGCGTCAGGGGCGCGGCGGACGCACCCACCTGATGTCACCGGCCATGGCGGCAGCGGCGGCAGTGACAGGGCGGCTTACAGATGTGCGGGAGATGATGTGA
- a CDS encoding MarR family winged helix-turn-helix transcriptional regulator encodes MAEMHGGENLLFLTDEQLRQGIEAMFFAYRGFTADPDRILATMAYGRAHHRAIHFIARSPGTTVNNLLAILGVTKQSLNRVLRTLIEDGLVESRVGTADKRERHLTLTEAGAALERKLSDAQRARMRAAYRAAGPQAVAGFRQVLEAMMEPELRRRYHAIRESDT; translated from the coding sequence ATGGCCGAAATGCATGGCGGCGAAAACCTGTTGTTTCTAACGGACGAGCAATTGCGGCAGGGTATTGAGGCGATGTTTTTCGCCTATCGTGGGTTTACGGCTGACCCGGATCGTATTCTGGCGACCATGGCCTATGGCCGGGCGCATCACCGGGCCATCCATTTCATCGCCCGCAGCCCCGGCACCACAGTGAATAACCTGCTGGCCATTCTTGGCGTGACCAAGCAATCGCTGAACCGCGTGCTGCGGACCTTGATCGAAGACGGGCTGGTCGAAAGCAGGGTCGGCACCGCAGACAAGCGCGAGCGGCATCTGACGCTGACCGAAGCGGGGGCCGCATTGGAACGCAAGCTGTCGGATGCGCAGCGCGCGCGCATGCGTGCCGCCTATCGCGCGGCGGGGCCACAGGCCGTGGCCGGGTTTCGTCAGGTTCTGGAGGCGATGATGGAGCCTGAATTGCGCCGCCGCTATCACGCCATTCGGGAGAGTGACACATGA
- a CDS encoding acyltransferase family protein, with product MSAAAYRPEIDGLRAIAVLSVVLYHFGMPGIPGGFVGVDIFFVISGFLIGGILWSDLRETGRIRLARFYLRRLRRLAPAYFAMAAATLVMGWLILLPFEYREFGKSLIAATVYLSNIHFYREAGYFDGASEEKSLLHTWSLAVEEQFYIVLPFLLLALARWRPALPMILAVLAALSLAACLWLTPRSPTAAFYLFPFRAWELLAGVLLAIAGQERGWRFALHPALSWAGLALILASITLIRAEGFPGWQALLPVAGTLLILGNGRDTNPVNRALMHPAPVFIGLISYSLYLWHWPVFVLSSYWRDGYSGPIEAALWLSLAFALAILSWRYVERPVRQTQGGTRALVSGTALASLALLAVGLLLWRGDGLPTRFAPELRTHIAASGNFNQDWSRCTIPATGPLAGVETCPIGPDGPPQVLIWGDSHLRAMKEGLEAAAFAANRPALILWHAGCPPLFDVAKTETAATPAQDAACTRANQTIRSGLTQIESLHTLLLIGRWSYYAEGQGVGLDAHNRITLTPEPGSLLPQGPQHTLFNAALTRTLAELAPQFPQIHILRQPPEVPEYDSRAVARALVHGRMSPEDTTRLTVPRATALARAAHAEAPLMALAQSGAITLIDPWQRLCDARTCGVMQAGQAFYFDNNHLTNRAAIALSDLFAPVFEAPQ from the coding sequence ATGAGCGCCGCCGCCTATCGCCCAGAAATCGACGGGCTGCGCGCCATCGCGGTGCTGTCGGTGGTGCTCTATCACTTCGGGATGCCGGGCATCCCCGGCGGCTTTGTCGGGGTCGATATCTTCTTTGTCATCTCTGGCTTTCTGATCGGTGGCATCCTCTGGTCGGACCTGCGCGAAACGGGCCGCATCCGCCTTGCCCGCTTTTACCTGCGCCGCCTGCGCCGCTTGGCCCCTGCCTATTTCGCCATGGCGGCGGCCACATTGGTGATGGGCTGGCTCATTCTTTTGCCGTTCGAATACCGTGAATTCGGCAAGTCCCTCATCGCCGCCACCGTCTATCTCTCCAACATCCATTTCTACCGCGAAGCGGGCTATTTCGACGGCGCGTCCGAGGAAAAGTCGCTCTTGCACACATGGTCGCTGGCGGTTGAAGAACAGTTCTACATCGTTCTACCCTTCCTTCTTTTGGCCCTCGCCCGCTGGCGGCCCGCCCTGCCGATGATCCTTGCGGTCCTCGCCGCGCTCTCGCTCGCCGCTTGCCTCTGGCTCACGCCGCGCTCGCCCACGGCGGCGTTTTACCTCTTTCCCTTCCGCGCGTGGGAATTGCTGGCGGGCGTCTTGCTGGCCATCGCGGGCCAAGAACGAGGCTGGCGTTTCGCCCTTCACCCCGCGCTTTCCTGGGCTGGTCTGGCGCTGATCCTCGCCAGCATTACCCTGATCCGGGCCGAGGGCTTTCCCGGCTGGCAAGCGCTCTTGCCCGTGGCAGGCACGCTGCTCATCCTCGGGAATGGCCGCGATACCAACCCCGTCAACCGCGCGCTGATGCACCCTGCGCCGGTTTTCATCGGCCTCATCTCCTATTCGCTCTATCTCTGGCATTGGCCGGTTTTCGTTCTCTCGTCCTATTGGCGCGATGGCTATTCCGGCCCGATCGAAGCGGCTCTTTGGCTTTCGCTCGCCTTTGCCCTTGCCATCCTCTCGTGGCGCTATGTTGAACGCCCAGTGCGTCAGACACAGGGTGGCACCCGCGCGCTTGTATCGGGCACGGCGCTCGCGTCGCTGGCTCTCTTGGCGGTGGGCCTGCTCCTTTGGCGCGGTGATGGCCTGCCCACCCGCTTTGCCCCCGAATTGCGCACGCATATCGCCGCCTCTGGTAATTTCAATCAGGACTGGTCACGCTGCACCATCCCCGCCACCGGCCCGCTCGCGGGCGTGGAAACCTGCCCCATCGGCCCTGATGGGCCACCGCAAGTGCTGATCTGGGGCGATAGCCACCTGCGCGCCATGAAAGAGGGGCTAGAGGCCGCCGCCTTCGCCGCCAACCGCCCCGCGCTGATCCTGTGGCACGCGGGCTGCCCGCCGCTCTTTGACGTGGCCAAGACGGAAACCGCCGCTACCCCGGCGCAGGATGCCGCCTGCACCCGCGCCAATCAGACCATCCGCAGCGGCTTGACCCAAATTGAGAGCCTGCACACCCTGCTTCTGATAGGCCGCTGGTCCTATTACGCCGAAGGGCAGGGCGTCGGGCTGGACGCCCACAACCGCATCACCCTCACGCCCGAACCGGGCAGCCTCTTGCCCCAAGGCCCGCAACACACGCTTTTCAATGCCGCCCTCACCCGGACCCTTGCTGAACTCGCCCCGCAGTTTCCCCAAATCCACATCCTGCGCCAACCGCCCGAGGTGCCAGAGTACGATTCCCGCGCCGTGGCCCGCGCGCTCGTGCATGGCCGCATGAGCCCCGAAGACACAACCCGCCTCACCGTGCCCCGCGCCACGGCCCTTGCGCGCGCCGCCCATGCCGAGGCCCCGCTGATGGCCTTGGCGCAGTCTGGCGCGATCACCCTCATTGACCCGTGGCAGCGCCTCTGCGATGCCCGCACCTGCGGCGTGATGCAGGCGGGCCAAGCGTTCTATTTCGACAACAACCACCTCACCAACCGCGCCGCCATCGCGCTCAGCGATCTGTTCGCCCCCGTTTTCGAGGCCCCGCAATGA
- a CDS encoding response regulator, protein MTEPAPHLLIVDDDERIRGLLRKFLMRHGFLVSIARDAGHARRVLAGLDFDLIVMDVMMPGESGVELTRALRATHKTPILLLTAKGETPDRIEGLEAGADDYLPKPFEPKELLLRINAILRRMPEPEQEPAQPKVVHLGPVRYDIERAELSRAGKPVRLTATEVQLMRIFAENLRKPVSRAKLVEDLGRAGGQAQERAVDVQITRLRRKIESDPKQPRYLQTVRGEGYMLASD, encoded by the coding sequence ATGACCGAACCCGCCCCCCATCTGCTGATCGTCGATGACGACGAGCGCATTCGCGGCCTCTTGCGCAAATTTTTGATGCGGCACGGTTTCCTGGTCTCGATCGCGCGCGATGCGGGCCACGCGCGGCGGGTGCTGGCGGGGCTGGATTTCGACCTGATCGTGATGGATGTGATGATGCCCGGCGAAAGCGGTGTGGAGTTGACGCGCGCGCTGCGGGCCACCCACAAGACGCCGATCCTGCTGTTGACGGCCAAGGGCGAAACCCCAGACCGGATCGAAGGGTTGGAGGCGGGTGCAGATGATTACCTGCCCAAGCCGTTCGAGCCCAAAGAGCTCTTGCTGCGGATCAATGCAATCCTGCGGCGGATGCCCGAGCCGGAACAAGAGCCGGCGCAACCCAAGGTCGTGCATCTGGGGCCGGTGCGCTATGACATCGAGCGCGCGGAACTAAGCCGGGCAGGCAAGCCTGTGCGCCTGACCGCGACCGAAGTGCAACTGATGCGGATCTTTGCCGAGAACCTGCGCAAGCCGGTCAGCCGCGCCAAGCTGGTCGAGGATCTGGGCCGCGCGGGCGGGCAGGCGCAAGAGCGCGCCGTGGATGTGCAGATCACCCGCCTGCGCCGCAAGATCGAGAGCGACCCCAAGCAGCCGCGGTATCTGCAAACCGTGCGCGGCGAGGGCTATATGCTCGCGTCGGATTAA
- a CDS encoding sugar transferase, giving the protein MSLRSVSVPLHREDANLIQNPAVGLKSIQVYGNFFKRVLDIVIVLLAAPAVILVVAVLSVLIARDGASPFYAQNRVGKNGRIFRMWKLRSMVLNADAQLESYLAANPARRLEWDEHQKLRHDPRITRIGRLIRKSSLDELPQLWNVLIGDMSIVGPRPMMPCQTPLYPGRDYYALRPGITGFWQISVRNESSFAERSEFDRKYLRDLSFWTDLRVMLCTFRVVLTGTGC; this is encoded by the coding sequence ATGTCTTTGCGATCGGTTTCGGTGCCTTTGCACCGAGAGGACGCGAATTTGATTCAAAATCCGGCTGTCGGATTGAAATCGATTCAGGTCTACGGAAATTTTTTTAAACGCGTTCTGGACATCGTCATCGTCCTGCTTGCGGCTCCGGCCGTGATCTTGGTCGTGGCTGTGCTCAGCGTCTTGATTGCGCGCGATGGGGCCTCGCCCTTTTACGCGCAGAACCGGGTTGGCAAGAATGGCCGCATCTTCCGGATGTGGAAGCTGCGCAGCATGGTGCTGAATGCCGATGCTCAGCTTGAAAGCTATCTTGCCGCCAATCCTGCGCGCCGGCTGGAATGGGACGAGCATCAAAAGCTGCGCCATGATCCGCGCATCACCCGCATTGGTCGCCTCATCCGCAAAAGCTCGCTTGACGAGTTGCCGCAGCTTTGGAACGTGCTGATTGGGGATATGTCCATCGTCGGCCCGCGCCCGATGATGCCCTGCCAAACGCCGCTCTATCCCGGCCGCGACTATTACGCGCTGCGCCCCGGTATCACAGGCTTTTGGCAGATTTCCGTGCGGAACGAGAGCAGCTTTGCCGAACGCTCGGAATTCGATCGGAAATACTTGCGGGATCTGTCTTTCTGGACCGATCTGCGGGTGATGCTCTGCACGTTCCGCGTGGTGCTGACTGGAACAGGCTGCTAG
- a CDS encoding branched-chain amino acid aminotransferase, which produces MSGYDDRDGKIWMDGKMVEWRDANVHILTHALHYASSVFEGERCYGGKVFKSRAHSERLLKSGELMDMAIPYTVDEIEAAKRAVLEANNLTDAYVRVVAFRGAGPDMGVAAARNPIRMAVTAWEWGNYYGDAKMKGAKLDIAKWKRPSPETIPVAAKAAGLYMICTMSKHAAEAKGCSDAMFLDYRGYVAEATGANIFFVKDGEVHTPLADAILNGLTRQTVIGMLKDRQIKVHERHIMPEELEGFEQCWLTGSAAEVTPVGQIGDYTFEVGAMTRDVSQAYEALVRA; this is translated from the coding sequence ATGTCTGGCTATGACGATCGGGACGGCAAAATCTGGATGGATGGCAAAATGGTGGAGTGGCGGGATGCCAATGTGCATATCCTGACACACGCGCTGCATTATGCCAGCTCCGTCTTTGAGGGCGAGCGCTGCTATGGCGGCAAAGTCTTCAAAAGCCGTGCCCATTCCGAACGCCTGCTGAAATCCGGCGAGCTGATGGATATGGCGATCCCCTATACGGTGGACGAGATCGAGGCCGCCAAACGCGCCGTGCTCGAGGCCAATAACCTGACCGATGCCTATGTGCGCGTTGTCGCGTTCCGGGGGGCTGGCCCCGATATGGGCGTTGCCGCCGCGCGCAACCCGATCCGCATGGCCGTGACCGCGTGGGAATGGGGCAACTATTATGGCGACGCCAAAATGAAGGGCGCCAAGCTCGACATCGCCAAATGGAAGCGCCCCAGCCCCGAGACCATTCCCGTCGCCGCCAAGGCCGCCGGTCTCTATATGATCTGCACCATGTCCAAACATGCCGCCGAGGCCAAGGGCTGTTCGGATGCCATGTTCCTCGACTATCGCGGCTATGTGGCCGAGGCGACGGGGGCCAATATCTTTTTCGTCAAGGATGGCGAAGTGCATACGCCGCTGGCGGATGCCATCCTTAATGGTCTCACGCGCCAGACCGTGATCGGTATGCTCAAGGATCGCCAGATCAAGGTGCATGAGCGCCATATCATGCCCGAGGAACTCGAAGGGTTTGAACAGTGCTGGCTGACCGGCTCTGCCGCCGAGGTGACACCCGTGGGTCAGATCGGCGATTACACCTTTGAAGTGGGCGCGATGACGCGCGACGTTTCTCAGGCCTATGAGGCGCTTGTGCGCGCCTGA
- the leuD gene encoding 3-isopropylmalate dehydratase small subunit — protein sequence MEKFEKLSGIAAPLPLINIDTDMIIPKQFLKTIKRSGLGVNLFDEMRYDDDGKEIPDFVLNKPQYRDAQILVAGDNFGCGSSREHAPWAIKDFGIRCVIAPSYADIFYNNCFKNGILPIALPQEQVDVLMKEAEKGANARIEIDLEAQTVSTSEGVVFSFEVDAFQKHCLLEGLDDIGLTLEKAAAIESFEAQAAQARPWV from the coding sequence ATGGAAAAATTCGAAAAACTGAGCGGTATCGCCGCCCCCCTGCCCTTGATCAATATCGACACCGATATGATCATCCCCAAGCAGTTCCTCAAAACGATCAAGCGGTCGGGCTTGGGTGTGAACCTGTTTGACGAGATGCGCTATGATGATGACGGCAAGGAAATCCCCGATTTCGTGCTGAACAAGCCGCAGTATCGCGACGCGCAGATTCTGGTTGCGGGCGATAATTTCGGCTGCGGGTCGAGCCGCGAACATGCGCCTTGGGCGATCAAGGATTTCGGCATCCGCTGCGTCATCGCGCCAAGCTATGCCGATATTTTCTACAACAACTGTTTCAAGAACGGCATCCTGCCGATTGCCCTGCCGCAAGAGCAGGTGGATGTGCTGATGAAAGAGGCCGAAAAGGGCGCCAATGCGCGGATCGAGATTGATCTGGAGGCGCAGACGGTGTCGACATCGGAGGGGGTCGTGTTCTCTTTCGAGGTGGATGCGTTCCAGAAACATTGCCTGCTGGAAGGGCTGGATGATATCGGCCTGACGCTGGAAAAGGCCGCAGCCATCGAGAGTTTCGAGGCGCAGGCGGCGCAGGCGCGTCCCTGGGTCTGA